In Lachnospiraceae bacterium, one DNA window encodes the following:
- a CDS encoding sugar transferase, translating to MNNYEKYKRLIRFLAGVLLIGIQSWIFMQVWIHCYNEHMEMPYQRMGHYFLAAVYAVMLYVSSSMYGSLRLGYFRNGELIYTHTLATICANAVSYIPIVLLVKHFKTVMPLVLMTAGQFVIICIWGYLANGIYRKLYPPRKVIMIYGERPVAALMNKLNSREDCFEIGEVVKIQTVTEELKEKLLQYEGVVICDIPSKMRNELLKFCYGKSLRVYSTPKISDIIIRSAESMHYFDTPLLLSRNDGLSIEQAFIKRAMDIFVSAVMLVITSPVFLVTAAAIKMHDGGPVFFYQERCTKDGKVFSICKFRSMIVDAEKNGASVPATERDPRITPVGNIIRKLRIDELPQLLNILKGEMSLVGPRPERVEHVHLYSESIPEFAYRMKVKGGLTGYAQVYGKYNTTAYDKLKMDLMYIQNYSVLLDIEILFKTIKILFEKESTEGFSDEVSAAMEQQTAEEEQRRIKEQIQAEEEDEWSR from the coding sequence GTGAATAATTATGAAAAGTATAAACGCCTGATCCGGTTTCTGGCAGGTGTGCTTCTGATCGGAATTCAGTCCTGGATCTTTATGCAGGTATGGATCCATTGTTATAATGAGCACATGGAAATGCCATATCAGAGGATGGGGCATTATTTTCTGGCAGCTGTGTATGCTGTGATGCTGTATGTATCCAGCTCCATGTATGGCAGCCTGCGCCTGGGATATTTCAGAAATGGGGAACTGATCTATACCCACACACTGGCAACCATCTGCGCCAATGCAGTTTCCTATATTCCCATCGTGCTCCTTGTAAAGCATTTTAAAACAGTAATGCCGTTGGTCCTTATGACAGCAGGGCAGTTTGTGATCATCTGTATCTGGGGATATCTGGCAAATGGAATCTACAGGAAGCTGTATCCGCCCAGAAAGGTGATCATGATATATGGGGAACGCCCGGTGGCGGCTCTTATGAATAAGCTCAACAGCCGTGAAGACTGTTTTGAGATCGGTGAAGTGGTAAAAATCCAGACTGTAACAGAAGAATTAAAAGAAAAACTGCTTCAGTATGAGGGAGTAGTGATCTGCGATATCCCTTCTAAAATGAGAAACGAGCTGCTGAAGTTCTGTTACGGAAAGTCTCTTCGTGTATACAGTACGCCGAAGATCTCGGATATTATCATCAGAAGTGCAGAGAGTATGCATTATTTTGATACGCCATTACTATTATCCAGGAATGACGGACTTTCCATTGAGCAGGCATTTATCAAGCGCGCCATGGATATTTTTGTTTCAGCTGTTATGCTGGTGATCACGTCCCCGGTTTTTCTTGTGACGGCAGCAGCTATTAAAATGCATGACGGCGGTCCTGTATTTTTTTATCAGGAACGCTGTACAAAGGATGGGAAGGTATTTTCCATTTGCAAATTCCGCAGCATGATCGTAGATGCGGAAAAAAATGGTGCTTCCGTACCTGCTACAGAGCGGGATCCAAGGATCACACCTGTAGGTAATATTATCCGCAAGCTGCGTATTGACGAGCTTCCCCAGCTGCTAAATATCCTGAAAGGGGAAATGAGCCTGGTAGGTCCGAGACCGGAGCGGGTGGAGCATGTGCACCTGTATTCAGAGAGTATCCCGGAGTTTGCTTACCGTATGAAGGTAAAGGGTGGTCTTACGGGATATGCCCAGGTGTATGGAAAATATAATACAACAGCCTATGATAAACTGAAAATGGATCTGATGTATATCCAGAATTATTCTGTATTACTGGATATTGAGATCCTGTTTAAGACAATAAAGATCCTGTTTGAGAAAGAAAGCACAGAAGGATTTTCTGATGAGGTATCTGCAGCAATGGAACAGCAGACAGCAGAGGAAGAGCAGCGCAGGATCAAAGAGCAGATCCAGGCAGAGGAAGAAGATGAATGGAGCAGGTAA